Proteins from one Salvelinus sp. IW2-2015 linkage group LG9, ASM291031v2, whole genome shotgun sequence genomic window:
- the LOC111968470 gene encoding calmin gives MAGHEWEYKDWFEREEFIGQISDIRVQNLQVEREVVQKRTFTRWMNLHLEKCTPPMEVNDLFRDIQDGRILMALLEELSGCKLLHGWKQSSHRIFRLNNIAKVLTFLEERNVKLVSIDAADVADGNSSIVLGLIWNIILFFQIKELTGNIKSQFPSSSSLSSLPTSSDSDTSHSSTPSDERPRSIAMRDHGKAIKTLLQWVQRRTRKYGVAVQDFGKSWTSGLAFLAVIKSIDPSLVDMRRALLRTARENLEDAFRTAHYSLGIPRLLEPEDVTINPPDEQSIMTYVSQFLEHFPGMEEPQENVSDVIQRSVSSGRLSCRVNDSSHDLRNGVHRSRDRERPFVVRRDLVQHPPKILISSVSEELKSPTSPPVVERSPVNEGSSVGTTPSPVFTVSTSSSPQPSFVNSVIGSVSCDSLISDSVIGSPDSCWERLPSEAVTPDRSVGSRSDGSLCDSGVSWDIPPSTRHGVTPDLEDPLPSVMGPKAGKPQDEEQEVMPELLIDEGNYSFSSVESTQYRDNTQLEEDGEGRKKKEKEDEEEAYTYILELGEDKAAKQEPDQREGKNITERTESDSEGIDTTTRQSNGVNKEQGRPSLEFSDKPQHTASDQNRESVCEGESVCVGESVCVGEIGGAVYSPQHKDISRSQQETPDLHEKPNQQDGVLERTDRASECAKKETVEPSTDSRKAGNPEEGFATERSDKAEGQSDVTDRGVTEHRPTTSLSERDRNGERSQEESEERHKQVTEESETQKNMKDVLNGHIESQENTTTQADEVTEQSQLYMEMDQSQTIQGGSSEPEEESHTGKKDPESLSCTDNRQSSTLPAEDREDRTQSPEREAEVGDEDPDLRGPPEGGLVEKRETAPCGGDAKVNVVVPEKKRGAENGHDRVDATGSGATDNRETVVEVPHQGTPVSIIPLDMVYYPHYDVPISHVTEAFPGLVLTGPVPRSPPSDTHTKNQSLSLPPGQERDIEKDAEDHTEGSHSETEASTVEETGDKMADTEKSQTKSVNVAYSDSERSSAMEKPESEPMDLFQADMSGALDQTMTLSETLEPMDLFYPDTDDCGPVEEPEKDVETSPWSSSFSKSVETWPSTFSVAALQPAPSSEPEPETHTGSHTHSQTETHTETHAHSSPDSHMKSQLDQEDLREATMQKQDKEVEVRGGSRLSGPQEWCSVLGEQTEGDGGVVETHRGAAESSDLTRTDEEKPASAARENNETMRREGDSDGTTDEQCSMCSTPLHQRKVVGSNEKDNQKNGAASRTHSTKSDTSWREMRLYFVDRVLHSPTAVAAPLLPVGVATDRLQEPAKPSAQPGKMNTHTYCDTCTY, from the exons TTGAAAGAGAGGTCGTTCAGAAGAGGACGTTCACACGATGGATGAATCTGCATTTAGAGAAG tgCACTCCCCCGATGGAGGTAAACGACCTGTTCAGAGATATCCAGGATGGAAGAATACTCATGGCCTTGCTGGAGGAACTGTCCGGATGCAAGCTG CTTCATGGATGGAAACAGTCCTCACATCGTATCTTCAGACTGAACAACATCGCAAAGGTCCTCACCTTCCTAGAGGAAAGAAAT GTGAAGCTGGTCAGTATTGACGCTGCAGATGTCGCCGATGGCAACTCTTCCATCGTTCTCGGACTCATCTGGAATATTATCCTGTTTTTCCag aTCAAGGAGCTGACAGGGAACATTAAGAGCCAGTTCCCCTCGTCCTCCAGCCTCTCCTCGCTCCCCACCAGCTCCGACTCTGACACCTCCCACTCCAGCACGCCCTCCGATGAGAGGCCACGCTCCATCGCCATGAGGGATCATGGGAAAGCCATCAAGACGCTCCTGCAGTGGGTCCAGAGACGCACCAGGAA gtatGGTGTGGCGGTGCAGGACTTTGGGAAGAGCTGGACCAGTGGGCTGGCCTTCCTGGCCGTCATTAAGTCTATTGACCCCAGCCTGGTGGACATGAGGAGAGCTCTGCTGAGGACAGCCAGGGAGAACCTAGAGGATGCCTTCAGGACAGCCCACTACAGCCTGGGCATACCCAGACTACTGGAACCAGAGG ACGTGACCATTAACCCTCCAGATGAGCAGTCCATCATGACCTACGTGTCCCAGTTCCTGGAGCACTTCCCTGGGAtggaagag ccccaggAGAATGTATCTGATGTGATACAGAGGAGTGTGTCGTCAGGTAGACTCAGCTGTCGTGTCAACGACTCCTCCCACGACCTGAGGAATGGCGTTCACCGGAGTCGGGACCGAGAGAGGCCCTTTGTGGTCCGGAGAGACTTAGTCCAGCACCCGCCCAAAATCTTAATCTCCTCTGTCTCCGAGGAGCTCAAGTCCCCCACATCACCGCCCGTGGTGGAGCGCTCCCCGGTCAACGAAGGCTCGTCGGTAGGGACCACCCCCAGCCCTGTCTTCACcgtctccacctccagctctccgcAGCCCTCGTTTGTCAACTCGGTCATCGGCTCTGTGTCCTGTGACTCCCTGATCAGTGACTCTGTGATCGGTTCGCCAGACTCCTGTTGGGAGCGCCTGCCGAGCGAGGCAGTGACGCCAGATAGGTCTGTGGGGAGCCGTAGCGATGGGTCGCTATGTGACAGCGGGGTATCCTGGGACATCCCTCCCTCCACACGCCATGGGGTCACACCTGATCTGGAGGATCCGTTGCCGTCGGTTATGGGGCCAAAGGCAGGAAAGCCTCAGGACGAGGAACAGGAAGTGATGCCGGAGCTGTTAATCGACGAGGGGAACTACTCTTTTAGCTCAGTGGAGAGCACACAGTACAGGGATAATACACAACtagaagaggatggagagggacggaagaagaaagagaaggaagacgaGGAGGAGGCGTATACTTACATTCTGGAACTGGGTGAGGACAAGGCAGCCAAGCAGGAGCCTGATCAAAGAGAAGGAAAGAacataacagagagaacagaaagtgACTCAGAAGGAATAGACACAACTACACGTCAGAGTAATGGCGTCAACAAGGAGCAGGGGCGGCCATCTTTAGAGTTCTCTGACAAGCCTCAGCATACTGCCTCTGACCAGaacagggagagtgtgtgtgagggtgagagtgtgtgtgtgggtgagagtgtgtgtgtgggtgagataGGTGGAGCTGTGTATTCTCCTCAACACAAGGATATCAGCCGTTCACAGCAGGAGACCCCTGACCTGCATGAAAAGCCAAATCAGCAGGACGGTGTcctggagaggacagacagagcatCAGAATGTGCCAAGAAGGAAACAGTGGAACCATCTACAGATTCCAGGAAGGCTGGAAACCCAGAGGAAGGGTTCGCTACGGAACGTTCTGATAAAGCAGAGGGTCAAAGTGATGTGACTGACAGAGGGGTGACGGAACACAGACCGACTACGTCACTGTCAGAGAGGGACAGAAATGGGGAGCGGTCCCAGGAGGAGTCAGAGGAAAGGCACAAGCAGGTCACAGAAGAGTCAGAAACACAAAAGAATATGAAGGACGTTCTGAACGGCCATATAGAGTCGCAGGAGAACACTACGACGCAGGCGGATGAGGTCACAGAGCAGTCACAACTGTATATGGAGATGGACCAGAGTCAGACCATCCAGGGGGGATCCTCAGAACCAGAAGAGGAGAGCCATACTGGGAAAAAGGACCCTGAATCTCTGTCTTGCACAGACAATCGGCAGAGCTCCACACTCccagcagaggacagagaggataggacccagagcccagagagagaggcagaggttgGGGATGAAGACCCAGACCTGCGTGGGCCCCCTGAAGGTGGCTTGGTTGAAAAGCGTGAGACAGCCCCTTGTGGTGGAGATGCTAAAGTGAATGTTGTAGTTcctgagaagaagagaggggcagAAAATGGCCATGACAGGGTGGATGCTACTGGGTCTGGGGccacagacaacagagagacagtagTGGAGGTCCCCCATCAGGGCACGCCAGTGTCCATTATCCCCTTGGACATGGTGTACTACCCCCACTATGATGTCCCCATCTCCCATGTCACTGAGGCCTTCCCTGGACTGGTCCTCACTGGGCCGgttcctcgctctcctccctcagacacacacaccaagaacCAGTCTTTATCCCTACCGCCTGGtcaagagagagacatagaaaagGATGCAGAGGATCATACTGAGGGCAGTCATAGTGAGACAGAGGCCTCTACTGTTGAAGAGACAGGGGACAAAATGGCAGACACAGAAAAGAGTCAAACCAAGAGTGTCAATGTGGCCTATTCAGACAGTGAGAGGAGCAGTGCAATGGAGAAGCCTGAAAGTGAACCAATGGACTTGTTCCAAGCTGACATGAGTGGGGCCCTTGATCAGACAATGACATTGAGTGAGACTCTGGAGCCCATGGACCTGTTCTACCCGGATACAGATGACTGTGGTCCTGTAGAGGAACCAGAGAAGGACGTGGAGACATCGCCGTGGTCCTCTTCCTTCAGCAAGTCAGTAGAGACCTGGCCCTCAACCTTCAGTGTTGCAGCGCTACAACCAGCACCGTcctcagaaccagaaccagagacacacacaggctcgCACACACATagccagacagagacacatacagagacacacgcacacagcagtCCAGACTCACACATGAAAAGCCAACTGGATCAAGAAGATCTCAGAGAGGCAACAATGCAGAAGCAGGATAAG GAGGTTGAAGTGAGAGGGGGCTCCAGGCTATCGGGCCCACAGGAATGGTGCTCCGTGCTGGGTGAGCAGACGGAGGGAGATGGGGGTGTGGTGGAGACCCACCGTGGAGCTGCTGAGAGCAGTGATCTCACCAGGACTGATGAGGAGAAGCCTGCCTCTGCTGCCAGAGAAAACAATGAGACCATGAG GAGGGAAGGTGACAGTGATGGAACCACAGATGAACAGTGTTCTATGTGTTCCACACCACTCCACCAGAGGAAGGTGGTTGGCTCTAATGAG AAGGACAATCAGAAGAATGGAGCAGCCAGCCGAACTCACAGTACCAAGTCTGACACCAG ctggagGGAGATGAGACTCTACTTCGTTGACAGAGTACTACATTCTCCTACTGCTGTGGCTGCTCCTCTACTGCCTGTTGGTGTTGCCACAGATCGACTACAGGAACCTGCCAAGCCTTCTGCTCAACCTGGGAaaatgaatacacacacatactgcgaCACATGTACATACTGA